From Carya illinoinensis cultivar Pawnee chromosome 5, C.illinoinensisPawnee_v1, whole genome shotgun sequence, one genomic window encodes:
- the LOC122309211 gene encoding probable sodium/metabolite cotransporter BASS1, chloroplastic, with the protein MFVSLRNGPFTASPQQTSQSISIIRPKTPIISLPPNITNLLPVAVAFRNSDHFLVSPLKPRWENSSYTAFRKLPVIRAFDGNSELSPVGPAKPKWENFLATAASLYPVYVIFGWFVACFKPSAFAWFVNRGPASYTLSLGLIMLAMGITLDFEDLIRLFLKRPLSILFGCVAQYTIMPSFAFIISKVLGLPPSLSAGLILLGCCPGGTASNVVTLIAQGDVPLSIVMTSCTTLAAVLLTPFLTKILAGTYVPVDAIQLSISTLQIVVAPTLLGSYAKRAFPAVVKIVMPFAPLFAVLASSLLACSVFSENFIRLKSMVGASVASDLSPLQRALMLFSGDLGVVMFSVALLHYAGFFVGYISAAICGFKETERRAISIEVGMQNSSLGVVLAAAHFPSPMVAVPPAISAVIMNVMGSSLGVLWRYKDPLDSEKGTKTKSDNL; encoded by the exons ATGTTCGTCTCTCTAAGAAACGGACCCTTCACCGCTTCGCCCCAACAAACCAGCCAAAGTATTTCCATTATCAGACCCAAAACACCCATTATTTCTTTACCACCAAATATCACAAATTTACTCCCGGTAGCGGTTGCTTTTAGAAATTCAGACCATTTTCTTGTCTCTCCGTTGAAACCCAGATGGGAAAACTCGTCATATACTGCATTCAGAAAGTTACCCGTTATCAGAGCTTTTGATGGAAATTCTGAACTTTCACCGGTCGGTCCAGCAAAACCCAAATGGGAAAACTTTTTAGCCACTGCGGCAAGTTTGTACCCCGTCTACGTTATTTTTGGATGGTTTGTTGCTTGCTTTAAGCCATCTGCTTTTGCATGGTTTGTGAATAGGGGCCCAGCTTCATATACCTTGTCTCTTGGGTTGATTATGTTGGCAATGGGTATCACTTTGGATTTCGAGGACTTGATTCGTCTGTTCTTGAAAAGGCCCCTTTCa ATATTATTTGGTTGTGTTGCTCAGTATACAATCATGCCATCATTTGCATTTATTATTAGCAAAGTTCTGGGGCTTCCACCTTCTCTTTCAGCTGGCTTGATACTGCTTGGTTGTTGCCCTGGAGGGACCGCGTCCAATGTG GTGACCTTAATTGCTCAAGGGGATGTTCCTTTGTCTATTGTCATGACGTCATGCACTACTCTTGCAGCGGTACTCCTCACTCCTTTTTTGACGAAGATACTAGCCGGAACTTATGTTCCTGTAGATGCTATTCAACTCTCTATCAGCACCCTGCAG ATCGTGGTTGCACCTACTCTGTTGGGTTCTTATGCTAAGAGAGCGTTTCCTGCAGTGGTGAAAATTGTGATGCCTTTTGCTCCACTTTTTGCCGTTTTGGCTTCATCACTGCTCGCTTGCAG TGTATTTTCTGAAAACTTTATCCGGCTCAAGTCAATGGTTGGTGCATCGGTGGCATCTGATCTTTCTCCACTGCAGCGTGCTTTAATGCTATTTTCTGGCGACCTCGGGGTTGTAATGTTTTCTGTGGCATTACTACATTATGCTGGTTTTTTTGTTGG TTATATTTCAGCAGCTATTTGTGGGTTTAAAGAAACAGAGCGAAGAGCAATATCAATTGAG GTTGGCATGCAAAATTCTTCGTTAGGCGTGGTTTTGGCAGCGGCACATTTCCCCTCACCAATGGTTGCTGTACCCCCAGCAATCTCTGCCGTGATTATGAATGTTATG